ATGAGTAAGGGGTGTGGCACCGGAAAGCGCGAATAGCTCAGCAAGGTGTCCAGAACCTGTTCGGTGTCGATCCCGGCTGCCCGCGCATTCCACAGCCCAAGCGGTGTAATCCGGTAGCTGTGCATGTGCTCCGGCGCGCTCCAGCGCGGCAAACGCGGCGATGGCGTGGCGCGCCTCCGCAGCCTGCCCGTGTCCGACCCCCAAGAGAATGGTCTTGTCGCTTTGAACGCTCAACGGTCCGTCGTTCAAGGTGATTCCTCCTTGCCGGCCATCGATTCCACGGCCATCACCTGGGCCAAACGAGAAGTTCTTTCGGCACCGCCTGCCACTTCCATGGCCCGCAGCCGCCCCTCCAGCACGCTGCTTGGCCCGCCGCCTGCCGCGCCCAGGAGCGTGGCCCCTGCTGTTCCGTGGGCCGTTGCCGGGCGGCGTTGGCTGGGGCGTTGACTGGGGCGCAATCCTGGTTCAGGTAGTGCAGGCCTGGCGGGACCGGGGTGCTAGCGTGGCGGGTCAAGAACCCCAGGATGCCGTCGGCGGTGTATCCGACCGCCAGGACCCGGTTCAAGGATGCAGCGCTGAAACGAAACACCGCAGCCATGCCCCGGCCCTCGGGGTGGGCCAGCAACGCCAGTTCAGCGGCAAGTTCGGGAAGCAAATATCCGGGCGCCACCGCTGTGAGGTCACCTCGGAGCAGAAAATGATCCACCGCTGCCGGCAGTGTGCTTTCCAGCAGCGTCAATGCCTGACCCACCGGTCCTCATGAACGGCGGTGCTGCGTCCACGAGAAATACTGCTGCACCTGATCAGGTGTGGAGGCGAACGCCTGGCCTGCGAGCTGGTGGCCTGCGGAGGCTAGGGCCTGCAAACAAGCTCGGCGCAGGGCGGCTAGGCCCGGCTGTGTAACGTCTGGCACCAAGGCACCAAGGCACCAAGGCACCAAGGCACCGTGGGCAGGGGAGTCTGCGC
This region of Arthrobacter alpinus genomic DNA includes:
- a CDS encoding helicase-associated domain-containing protein codes for the protein MGQALTLLESTLPAAVDHFLLRGDLTAVAPGYLLPELAAELALLAHPEGRGMAAVFRFSAASLNRVLAVGYTADGILGFLTRHASTPVPPGLHYLNQDCAPVNAPANAARQRPTEQQGPRSWARQAAGQAACWRGGCGPWKWQAVPKELLVWPR